The following are encoded together in the Gilvimarinus sp. DA14 genome:
- a CDS encoding riboflavin synthase, which translates to MFTGIIEAVGEVVEATPKSGDLSLRIRTGKLDLTDVALGDSIATNGVCLTVVDLPGDGFRADVSRESLSLTTIGQWRPGQAVNLEKALLPTTRLGGHIVSGHVDGLGEVISRHRDARSERFRLRAPDDLARYIAHKGSITVDGTSLTVNRVEGAEFELNIVPHTLAETIMGSYRAGSAVNLEVDVLARYLERLLQGAEQPQGSGLTEEFLAENGFR; encoded by the coding sequence GTGTTTACCGGCATTATAGAAGCAGTGGGCGAGGTGGTTGAGGCCACGCCAAAAAGCGGCGATTTAAGCTTGCGGATTCGCACCGGCAAGTTGGACTTGACCGACGTTGCACTCGGCGATTCCATCGCCACCAATGGCGTTTGTCTCACGGTGGTGGACTTACCCGGCGACGGTTTTCGCGCCGACGTGTCGCGTGAGAGCTTGTCGCTGACGACGATTGGCCAATGGCGCCCCGGGCAGGCGGTAAACCTGGAAAAGGCACTGCTGCCTACTACCCGTCTCGGTGGACATATCGTCAGTGGGCATGTTGATGGTCTGGGTGAGGTGATAAGCCGCCACCGGGATGCTCGCTCCGAGCGCTTTCGCCTGCGTGCGCCGGACGATCTCGCCCGTTATATCGCGCACAAGGGTTCAATTACTGTGGATGGCACCAGTCTAACCGTTAACCGGGTTGAAGGCGCCGAGTTTGAACTCAATATTGTGCCTCACACGCTCGCCGAAACTATTATGGGTAGTTATCGGGCGGGCAGCGCGGTCAATTTGGAGGTGGATGTGCTGGCGCGTTATCTGGAGCGCTTGCTACAGGGGGCCGAGCAGCCCCAGGGCTCTGGATTGACCGAAGAATTTCTGGCCGAAAACGGCTTTAGGTAG
- the ribBA gene encoding bifunctional 3,4-dihydroxy-2-butanone-4-phosphate synthase/GTP cyclohydrolase II encodes MQFNTVEELIDDLRQGKMIILMDDENRENEGDLIMVAEQVRAEDINFMASHARGLICLTITPERCEQLGLPLMVQDNKAKHSTNFTTSIEAAEGVTTGISAADRARTVRAAVALNAKPTDIVQPGHIFPIVAQPGGVMSRAGHTEAGCDLARMAGFEAAAVIVEVMNPDGSMARRPELEQFAQTHGLKIGTIADLIHYRATKEQTVECVNKRQVETEYGNFALHTYKDTARGDLHFALVKGEIKPDDETLVRVHVMDTARDLLAIKRPAVDGVCSWTYAEALERIEKEGHGVLVLICHDESTADVEESIDWLLSGRQQRRSPDVVYKQVGTGSQILRDLGVSKMRVMSAPMRFSALSGFDLEVVDYVGPDNS; translated from the coding sequence ATGCAATTTAATACCGTTGAAGAACTTATCGACGACTTGCGTCAGGGCAAGATGATTATCCTGATGGACGATGAAAATCGCGAAAACGAAGGCGACCTGATTATGGTAGCTGAGCAGGTCCGAGCCGAAGATATCAACTTTATGGCCAGTCATGCACGCGGTTTGATTTGTCTTACCATCACCCCCGAGCGCTGCGAGCAGCTGGGGCTGCCGCTGATGGTGCAGGACAACAAGGCTAAACACTCCACTAACTTTACCACCTCAATCGAGGCGGCTGAGGGGGTGACCACGGGAATTTCCGCCGCCGACCGCGCCCGCACGGTGCGGGCGGCCGTAGCGCTGAATGCCAAGCCCACCGATATCGTGCAGCCCGGCCACATTTTTCCTATCGTGGCCCAGCCTGGCGGCGTAATGAGCCGCGCCGGTCACACCGAGGCAGGGTGCGACCTGGCTCGCATGGCGGGTTTCGAGGCCGCTGCTGTCATTGTTGAGGTGATGAACCCAGACGGCTCTATGGCTCGGCGGCCCGAGCTGGAACAGTTTGCACAAACCCATGGTTTGAAAATTGGCACGATTGCCGATTTGATTCACTATCGCGCCACCAAAGAGCAGACGGTTGAGTGCGTTAATAAGCGCCAGGTAGAAACCGAGTACGGCAATTTTGCCTTGCATACCTACAAAGATACCGCCCGGGGCGATCTACACTTTGCTTTGGTGAAGGGCGAAATTAAGCCGGATGATGAAACTCTGGTGCGCGTGCACGTAATGGACACCGCCCGCGACCTGCTGGCCATTAAGCGCCCGGCAGTGGACGGCGTATGCTCCTGGACTTACGCCGAGGCGCTCGAGCGCATCGAAAAAGAGGGGCATGGCGTGCTGGTGCTGATTTGCCACGATGAGTCCACCGCGGATGTTGAAGAGTCCATCGACTGGCTGCTCTCTGGGCGTCAACAGCGGCGCAGCCCGGATGTGGTCTACAAACAAGTGGGTACCGGCTCGCAAATTCTGCGCGATTTAGGTGTTAGCAAAATGCGGGTGATGTCGGCGCCTATGCGGTTTTCGGCGCTGTCCGGCTTTGACCTGGAAGTGGTCGACTATGTCGGCCCGGACAACAGTTAA
- the hisG gene encoding ATP phosphoribosyltransferase: MITIALTKGRILKETLPLLAAADIHPEEDIDKSRKLVFATNKPDVQLLVLRGADVPTYVQFGAADMGISGKDTLMENGADGLYEPLDLHIAKCRLMTAAIKDAPAKPGRLRVATKYVNIAKQYYATQGRQVDIIKLYGGMELAPIMNLADEIVDIVDTGNTLKANGLEAREHIADISSRLIVNKASMKMKHVGIQAIIDGISGALADA, from the coding sequence ATGATTACCATCGCGCTGACCAAAGGGCGCATTCTCAAAGAAACCCTGCCACTGTTGGCGGCGGCGGATATTCATCCGGAAGAGGATATCGATAAAAGCCGCAAGCTGGTATTTGCCACCAATAAACCAGACGTGCAGTTGTTGGTATTGCGCGGCGCCGATGTGCCAACCTACGTGCAATTCGGCGCTGCAGACATGGGCATTTCGGGCAAGGATACCCTGATGGAAAACGGCGCCGACGGTCTTTACGAGCCGCTGGATCTACACATTGCCAAGTGTCGCTTGATGACTGCCGCCATTAAAGATGCGCCGGCCAAGCCAGGTCGCCTGCGCGTCGCCACCAAGTACGTCAATATCGCTAAGCAGTATTACGCGACTCAGGGGCGCCAGGTGGATATTATTAAGCTTTATGGCGGTATGGAGCTGGCACCGATTATGAATCTGGCCGATGAGATCGTGGATATTGTCGATACCGGCAATACGCTAAAGGCCAACGGCCTGGAAGCGCGCGAGCATATCGCGGACATCAGCTCGCGCCTGATCGTCAACAAGGCCTCAATGAAAATGAAGCACGTGGGTATCCAGGCCATTATCGATGGTATTTCTGGCGCTCTCGCGGACGCGTAA
- the thiL gene encoding thiamine-phosphate kinase, whose product MPLGEFELINQYFRPAADKSDGVGVVLGIGDDAALIQPDASQQLVVAADTLVSGVHFPETAAPELIGERSLRVNISDMAAMGAEPAWYTLSLTLPAEWQEETRRDWVAGFSRGLRKASEAYTCVLVGGDTTSGPLNIAIQMLGQVPPGKALRRDGACVGDFVLVTHCLGDGAAALASFSETGIWSDTERDYLFERFYRPTARVREGVLLRDFATSAQDISDGLLADLGHICAASDVGAELDVDKLPISDATLAAGLERARQFALTGGDDYELVFTLSPEQMPEFAMAQARGDINACVVGRIVAGAGVHCLLDDKPYVVEVPGYRHF is encoded by the coding sequence GTGCCTTTGGGTGAGTTTGAGCTGATAAACCAGTACTTTCGCCCCGCCGCGGATAAATCCGATGGCGTCGGCGTGGTGCTGGGTATCGGTGATGATGCCGCCCTGATCCAGCCCGATGCCTCTCAGCAGTTGGTGGTGGCTGCCGATACTTTAGTCTCTGGCGTTCACTTTCCTGAAACCGCTGCTCCAGAGTTAATAGGTGAGCGCTCACTTCGCGTAAATATAAGCGATATGGCTGCTATGGGCGCCGAGCCTGCTTGGTACACCCTGTCTTTAACGCTGCCAGCCGAGTGGCAGGAAGAGACTCGCCGCGACTGGGTGGCGGGTTTTAGTCGCGGTTTGCGCAAAGCCTCTGAAGCTTATACTTGTGTGCTTGTTGGGGGGGACACCACAAGCGGGCCACTCAATATTGCGATTCAGATGCTGGGCCAAGTACCGCCGGGTAAGGCTCTGCGGCGCGATGGCGCCTGCGTGGGCGACTTTGTACTGGTTACTCACTGTCTCGGCGATGGTGCCGCCGCTTTGGCGAGCTTTTCTGAGACGGGTATCTGGAGCGACACCGAGCGCGATTACTTATTCGAGCGCTTCTACCGCCCGACCGCGCGTGTGCGCGAGGGCGTATTGCTACGCGACTTCGCCACCAGTGCCCAGGATATATCCGATGGTCTATTGGCCGACTTAGGCCATATCTGCGCGGCCAGTGATGTGGGCGCCGAGTTGGACGTGGATAAGCTCCCTATCAGTGACGCGACTTTGGCTGCAGGCCTGGAGCGCGCCCGCCAATTTGCTCTCACCGGCGGTGACGATTACGAGCTGGTGTTTACCCTGAGCCCGGAGCAAATGCCCGAATTCGCCATGGCGCAGGCGCGTGGCGATATAAATGCCTGTGTGGTTGGTCGGATTGTCGCCGGGGCTGGTGTACACTGCCTGCTGGACGATAAACCCTATGTTGTAGAAGTGCCGGGTTACCGACACTTCTAA
- the nrdR gene encoding transcriptional regulator NrdR translates to MHCPFCSAEETKVIDSRLVAEGDQVRRRRECLSCHERFTTYEIAELVMPRIIKQDGTREPFDENKLRAGLQRALEKRPVSVESIETAIANIKHFLQATGEREVRSRRLGEKVMDELRELDEVAYVRFASVYRSFKDLHEFRQEIDRLEGQERDPV, encoded by the coding sequence ATGCACTGTCCTTTCTGTAGCGCCGAAGAAACCAAGGTGATCGACTCCCGGCTGGTGGCCGAGGGGGATCAGGTGCGGCGCCGGCGCGAGTGCCTTTCCTGTCACGAGCGTTTTACTACCTATGAAATAGCCGAGCTGGTGATGCCGCGTATTATCAAGCAAGACGGCACACGCGAGCCCTTCGATGAAAACAAGCTGCGCGCCGGCTTGCAGCGCGCCTTGGAAAAGCGGCCGGTCTCGGTGGAGTCTATCGAAACGGCCATTGCCAACATCAAGCATTTTTTGCAGGCCACCGGTGAGCGCGAGGTACGTTCACGCAGGCTGGGTGAGAAGGTGATGGACGAGCTGCGTGAATTGGACGAGGTGGCCTATGTTCGCTTTGCCTCGGTGTATCGCAGTTTTAAAGATTTACATGAATTCCGCCAGGAAATTGATCGCCTGGAAGGACAGGAGCGCGACCCGGTTTAA
- the ribA gene encoding GTP cyclohydrolase II yields MSIRFVESCKLPTPWGMFVMHGFSDDSLDKEHIVLTMGEVSDGEPVLARVHSECLTGDALFSMRCDCGPQLQAAMHKLSIVGRGAIFYLRQEGRGIGLLNKVKAYHLQDCGADTVEANEQLGFGADMRDYSILKPMMDHLNIHALKLMTNNPRKVNALQEMGIDIVERIPHQTGRNPHNAKYLETKKGKLGHLFEDDSELN; encoded by the coding sequence TTGAGCATACGTTTTGTAGAGTCCTGTAAGCTGCCCACCCCTTGGGGTATGTTTGTAATGCACGGCTTTAGTGATGACAGTTTAGATAAAGAGCATATCGTTCTCACCATGGGTGAGGTAAGCGATGGTGAGCCGGTGCTTGCGCGGGTGCATTCCGAGTGTCTAACCGGAGATGCGCTGTTCAGTATGCGATGTGACTGCGGGCCTCAGCTGCAAGCGGCAATGCATAAATTATCCATTGTTGGTCGCGGTGCTATTTTTTATTTGCGTCAGGAAGGGCGGGGCATTGGCTTGCTTAACAAAGTCAAAGCCTATCATTTACAAGATTGCGGCGCCGATACAGTTGAGGCAAACGAACAGTTGGGTTTTGGCGCCGATATGCGGGACTACAGTATTCTCAAGCCGATGATGGATCACCTGAATATTCACGCGCTTAAACTGATGACTAACAATCCGCGCAAAGTAAATGCGCTGCAGGAAATGGGTATTGATATCGTCGAGCGTATTCCCCACCAAACGGGCCGTAACCCGCATAATGCCAAGTACCTGGAAACGAAAAAGGGCAAGCTTGGCCACCTGTTTGAAGACGACAGCGAATTAAATTAA
- the hisD gene encoding histidinol dehydrogenase, translating into MTEALIARLNNQDADFTTKLDALLAWDSVSDHKVAEAVADILHQVKERGDAAVVEYTNRFDRREVQSFAELVVPPEALQQALQAIDPAQREALEEAARRVRAYHEHQRQESWRYTEADGTVLGQKISPMERVGLYVPGGKASYPSSVLMNAIPAKVAGVDELTMVVPAPDGELNQTVLAAAAIAGVDRVITVGGAQAVAALAYGTETVARVDKIVGPGNIFVATAKRAVFGQVAIDMIAGPSEILVLCDGQTDPDWIAMDLFSQAEHDEQAQSILVSPDGDFLDKVEASMARLLPTMSREPIIRQSLANRGALIKVANMDEAIALSNRIAPEHLEVSVADPEALLPSIRHAGAIFMGRHTPEALGDYCAGPNHVLPTSGTARFSSPLGVYDFQKRSSIIFASPEGASTLAHTAATLARSEDLEAHALSADYRKR; encoded by the coding sequence ATGACTGAAGCACTGATTGCCCGTTTGAACAACCAGGATGCCGACTTTACTACGAAGCTGGATGCGTTGCTGGCCTGGGACTCCGTATCGGATCATAAAGTGGCCGAAGCGGTGGCGGATATTCTGCATCAGGTAAAAGAGCGCGGCGATGCCGCCGTAGTGGAGTACACCAATCGTTTTGATCGTCGCGAGGTGCAATCGTTTGCTGAGTTGGTCGTGCCCCCGGAGGCTCTGCAGCAGGCTTTGCAGGCCATTGACCCGGCTCAGCGCGAGGCGCTGGAAGAGGCCGCGCGACGTGTGCGGGCCTATCACGAACATCAGCGTCAGGAATCTTGGCGTTACACCGAAGCCGACGGCACGGTGCTGGGGCAAAAAATCAGCCCGATGGAGCGGGTGGGTTTGTATGTGCCGGGGGGCAAGGCGTCTTATCCGTCGTCGGTGTTAATGAACGCTATTCCCGCCAAGGTCGCCGGAGTCGATGAGCTGACCATGGTGGTGCCTGCTCCCGATGGCGAGTTAAACCAAACCGTGTTAGCCGCCGCCGCTATCGCCGGTGTTGATCGGGTGATTACCGTCGGCGGAGCCCAGGCCGTGGCCGCTCTGGCTTATGGTACCGAAACTGTCGCCCGGGTGGATAAAATCGTCGGCCCCGGCAATATCTTTGTTGCCACGGCTAAGCGTGCGGTTTTCGGCCAGGTAGCGATTGATATGATCGCCGGGCCCTCGGAAATTTTAGTGTTGTGCGACGGCCAGACAGATCCAGACTGGATTGCCATGGATTTGTTCAGTCAGGCCGAGCATGACGAGCAGGCGCAATCAATCTTGGTCAGCCCGGACGGTGATTTTCTGGATAAGGTTGAAGCCTCCATGGCGCGCTTGCTGCCGACTATGTCCCGCGAGCCGATCATCCGCCAGTCGCTCGCCAATCGCGGCGCGCTAATTAAAGTGGCCAATATGGACGAGGCTATTGCCCTGTCCAACAGAATTGCGCCCGAGCATTTGGAGGTTTCGGTCGCAGACCCCGAGGCGCTGTTGCCAAGCATTCGCCATGCAGGCGCCATCTTTATGGGGCGCCACACGCCCGAAGCTCTGGGCGATTATTGCGCCGGCCCCAATCATGTGTTGCCTACCTCGGGTACGGCGCGATTCAGCTCGCCCTTAGGTGTTTACGACTTTCAAAAGCGCAGCTCGATTATCTTCGCCTCGCCCGAAGGCGCCTCGACCCTGGCTCACACCGCAGCCACCTTGGCGCGCAGCGAAGATCTGGAAGCGCACGCCCTGTCGGCGGATTACCGCAAGCGCTAA
- the dapB gene encoding 4-hydroxy-tetrahydrodipicolinate reductase — protein MTTRIAVTGAAGRMGKILIEATVKSHSAELTAAVVRAGSSLVGADAGELAGVGKQGVAIVDNLADVIDQFDAIIDFTTPQATLANAELCAAHGKAMVIGTTGFSDAEKDALLAYQNKIPLCLAANYSTGVNLCFKLLETAARVMAAESDIEIVEAHHRHKVDSPSGTALRMGEVIADTTDRNLKDVAVYGREGISEPRDRDTIGFATVRGGDVVGEHTVMFLADGERVEITHKASSRLAFGYGAVRAAQWLLTKDSGLFDMQDVLELR, from the coding sequence ATGACTACTCGAATCGCCGTGACCGGTGCCGCCGGTCGTATGGGAAAAATTTTAATTGAAGCGACGGTAAAGTCCCACAGCGCTGAGTTAACTGCCGCAGTCGTACGTGCTGGCAGCTCCCTGGTAGGTGCGGATGCCGGCGAGCTTGCCGGCGTCGGTAAACAAGGTGTAGCCATTGTCGACAATCTGGCCGATGTGATCGACCAGTTCGATGCTATTATCGATTTCACTACGCCTCAGGCCACGCTTGCAAATGCCGAGCTCTGCGCTGCGCATGGTAAGGCTATGGTGATTGGTACTACCGGTTTTAGCGATGCTGAAAAAGACGCACTACTCGCTTATCAAAATAAAATCCCACTGTGTTTGGCCGCCAATTACAGCACCGGCGTAAACCTTTGCTTTAAATTATTGGAGACCGCTGCGCGTGTTATGGCTGCAGAGTCTGATATCGAAATAGTCGAAGCGCACCACCGTCACAAAGTCGACTCCCCGTCAGGCACCGCCCTGCGCATGGGCGAGGTAATCGCTGATACTACAGATCGCAACTTAAAAGACGTTGCCGTGTACGGCCGCGAGGGTATTAGCGAGCCCCGCGATCGCGACACCATTGGTTTTGCCACAGTGCGCGGCGGTGATGTGGTGGGCGAGCATACGGTGATGTTCCTGGCCGACGGCGAGCGGGTTGAAATCACCCACAAAGCATCAAGCCGATTAGCGTTTGGTTATGGCGCTGTGCGCGCGGCGCAGTGGTTGTTGACCAAAGATTCGGGTCTTTTCGATATGCAGGATGTGTTGGAGCTACGCTAG
- a CDS encoding phosphatidylglycerophosphatase A, translating into MNRAARLPKPSVRQLYTQASHFFAFGFGSGMAPKAPGTFGTLAAIPIYWLIADLSLSLYALWLLVTFALGVFWCDRSSKALQVHDHPGIVWDEMVGYWLTMMLAPAGWQWMLIGFVLFRVFDILKPWPIGAIDRKVHGGLGIMLDDILAAVFAWLVLQALAWWWLP; encoded by the coding sequence ATGAACCGCGCCGCCAGACTCCCCAAGCCCAGTGTTCGGCAGTTATATACCCAGGCCAGTCATTTTTTCGCCTTCGGTTTTGGCTCAGGCATGGCGCCTAAAGCTCCAGGGACTTTTGGTACTTTAGCCGCTATTCCCATCTACTGGCTGATCGCTGATCTCAGTCTGTCGCTGTATGCTCTTTGGTTGCTGGTGACTTTTGCGCTAGGTGTTTTCTGGTGCGACCGCAGCTCGAAGGCGTTACAGGTGCACGACCATCCCGGCATCGTCTGGGATGAAATGGTGGGATACTGGCTCACCATGATGTTGGCCCCAGCAGGATGGCAGTGGATGCTGATCGGGTTTGTACTGTTTCGGGTATTCGATATTTTAAAGCCATGGCCTATTGGTGCCATTGACCGCAAAGTGCACGGCGGCCTGGGTATTATGCTGGATGACATACTTGCCGCCGTATTTGCCTGGCTGGTGCTGCAGGCGCTGGCATGGTGGTGGCTGCCTTAA
- the nusB gene encoding transcription antitermination factor NusB: protein MSDTGISPSARRKARHYAMQGLYQWKMSGNSVNVIEASFRTDYDMKNVDIAYFHELLHQVPAKLDQVEEVYVPHLQERSGEELDPITEALLRLAAYELKFRIDVPYKVVINEAVALAKKFGATDSHKFVNGVLDRAAAQVRALEVKANKGPR, encoded by the coding sequence ATGAGCGATACAGGTATTTCTCCTTCCGCACGACGCAAGGCGCGCCACTATGCGATGCAAGGTCTGTATCAGTGGAAAATGTCGGGCAATAGCGTCAACGTGATCGAGGCGTCATTTCGCACCGATTACGACATGAAAAACGTCGATATTGCCTATTTTCATGAGCTGTTGCACCAGGTTCCGGCCAAGCTGGATCAGGTGGAAGAGGTGTATGTGCCTCACCTGCAAGAGCGCAGTGGCGAAGAGCTGGATCCGATTACCGAGGCGCTGTTGCGCCTGGCAGCCTACGAGCTTAAGTTCCGTATCGATGTGCCTTACAAGGTTGTGATCAACGAAGCTGTGGCACTGGCCAAAAAGTTTGGCGCCACCGATAGCCACAAGTTTGTTAATGGCGTTCTCGATCGCGCTGCTGCTCAGGTGCGTGCACTTGAGGTTAAGGCCAACAAAGGTCCGCGCTAA
- a CDS encoding TIGR02281 family clan AA aspartic protease: protein MRSMDLRILLWLMWLSLFPFSAGAADITAKMLAKDAALIDINGKQRMMRAGQTSPEGVTLLSASRNGAVVKYQGAEYSLSLQKHIATDFEQAERAEVRIASGRGGHYEIPGRINGIAVDFMVDTGATAVAMNSQHAQKLGINYLAGQKIRVNTANGTVTAYSVWLDRVAAGTIEIKHVEAIVHVGTSPHVILLGNSYLSLVDMSTENGVLVLKARH, encoded by the coding sequence ATGAGATCAATGGATTTGAGAATTTTGCTGTGGTTAATGTGGTTAAGCCTTTTCCCTTTCAGCGCTGGGGCAGCCGACATAACGGCGAAAATGTTGGCAAAGGATGCGGCGTTAATTGATATCAACGGCAAGCAGCGAATGATGCGCGCCGGGCAAACCAGCCCTGAAGGTGTCACCCTGCTGAGTGCGTCGCGCAATGGCGCTGTCGTAAAATATCAAGGAGCAGAGTATAGCCTGTCATTGCAAAAACATATCGCCACTGACTTTGAACAGGCCGAGCGAGCTGAGGTCCGTATCGCCAGTGGGCGCGGTGGCCACTATGAGATCCCCGGGCGTATTAACGGCATTGCTGTAGACTTTATGGTAGATACCGGTGCTACTGCGGTGGCGATGAATAGCCAGCACGCGCAAAAGCTTGGTATTAACTATTTGGCCGGGCAAAAGATTCGCGTCAATACCGCCAACGGTACAGTTACCGCCTACAGCGTTTGGCTTGATCGGGTAGCGGCAGGCACGATTGAAATAAAACACGTTGAGGCGATTGTCCATGTAGGGACCTCGCCTCATGTCATTTTGCTGGGCAATAGTTACCTAAGTCTGGTGGATATGAGTACAGAAAACGGTGTGCTGGTTCTCAAGGCGCGCCACTAA
- the ribE gene encoding 6,7-dimethyl-8-ribityllumazine synthase → MTKHVIEGDFSAASGKYALIVSRWNSFVVESLKEGALDTLRRHGISEDKVSIYYAPGAFEFPLVAQKIAAKGEFDAIIALGAVIRGGTPHFDYVAGECTKGLAQVSLDAGIPVTFGVLTVDTIEQAIERSGTKAGNKGVEAASTALEMVSLLGKI, encoded by the coding sequence ATGACTAAACATGTTATTGAGGGCGATTTTTCCGCCGCTAGTGGCAAATATGCCCTGATCGTGAGCCGCTGGAATAGCTTTGTGGTTGAAAGCCTGAAAGAGGGCGCCCTGGATACCTTGCGTCGCCACGGTATCAGCGAAGACAAAGTGAGCATTTACTACGCCCCTGGCGCCTTTGAATTCCCGCTGGTCGCGCAAAAAATTGCGGCCAAAGGTGAGTTCGATGCAATTATCGCTTTGGGAGCGGTTATTCGCGGCGGTACACCGCACTTTGATTATGTAGCGGGCGAATGCACTAAAGGGTTGGCGCAGGTTTCTCTGGATGCCGGTATTCCGGTGACATTTGGCGTGTTAACCGTTGACACTATCGAGCAGGCCATTGAGCGCTCGGGTACCAAAGCCGGCAACAAAGGCGTCGAGGCCGCCTCTACCGCGCTGGAAATGGTTTCACTGTTGGGTAAGATTTAA
- the ribD gene encoding bifunctional diaminohydroxyphosphoribosylaminopyrimidine deaminase/5-amino-6-(5-phosphoribosylamino)uracil reductase RibD has product MSVTQHHSVYMAEALSLARRGLQTTTPNPAVGCLLVRDGEVVGRGWHRVAGDHHAEINALRDATVNSGGNPDDPKAVRAACEGADCYVTLEPCSHTGRTGPCAEALVSADIARVIYAMEDPNPQVAGRGFEILREAGIEVLGPVLEDEALALNKGFVKRMTRGLPLVSCKLAMSLDGRTAMASGESHWVTARRAREDVQRMRAASCAIVSGVDTVLMDNASLTVRAEDWPEAPADGEIRQPLRVVLDSKGRLTPDCALVQIESPILLLHTTEVDTTGWPEHVEHMVLAEREGGVNPYAVLRELAKRGCNRVMVEAGAKVAGSFLRMGMLDELVIYMAPKLLGNRARGLFELPIDAMAGQLPLKITDMRAIGQDWRITAVPDFDS; this is encoded by the coding sequence ATGTCTGTAACACAACATCACAGTGTCTATATGGCCGAGGCGCTCAGCTTGGCGCGGCGCGGCCTGCAAACCACCACCCCGAACCCCGCTGTCGGCTGTTTGTTGGTGCGCGATGGTGAAGTGGTTGGCCGCGGCTGGCACCGGGTGGCCGGTGATCATCATGCTGAGATCAACGCCCTGCGCGATGCCACTGTTAATAGTGGTGGTAACCCAGATGATCCGAAAGCTGTGCGTGCCGCCTGCGAGGGAGCTGATTGTTATGTCACTCTCGAGCCCTGCAGCCATACCGGTCGCACTGGCCCCTGCGCCGAGGCTCTAGTCTCGGCGGATATTGCCCGGGTTATCTACGCCATGGAAGATCCCAATCCTCAGGTGGCCGGAAGAGGGTTCGAAATATTGCGCGAGGCCGGCATAGAAGTGCTTGGTCCGGTGCTGGAAGATGAGGCGCTGGCCCTCAATAAAGGTTTTGTAAAGCGCATGACCCGTGGCTTGCCGCTGGTGAGCTGCAAGCTCGCGATGAGCCTCGACGGCCGCACCGCTATGGCCAGCGGAGAGAGCCACTGGGTAACCGCGCGCCGCGCCCGCGAAGATGTACAGCGCATGCGCGCGGCCAGCTGCGCCATAGTGTCGGGTGTGGATACCGTGCTGATGGATAATGCCAGCCTTACGGTGCGCGCTGAAGATTGGCCCGAAGCACCGGCAGACGGCGAGATTCGCCAGCCTTTGCGGGTGGTATTGGATTCTAAAGGCAGGCTCACGCCCGATTGTGCTCTGGTGCAGATCGAATCGCCCATACTGTTGTTGCACACCACCGAGGTTGATACCACAGGCTGGCCTGAGCATGTAGAGCATATGGTATTAGCCGAGCGCGAAGGCGGCGTAAACCCCTACGCGGTGCTGCGCGAGTTGGCCAAACGCGGCTGTAACCGGGTGATGGTGGAAGCCGGTGCTAAAGTGGCGGGCAGCTTTTTGCGTATGGGCATGCTGGATGAGCTGGTAATTTATATGGCGCCCAAACTTCTGGGCAATCGTGCCCGTGGCTTGTTTGAGCTACCCATTGACGCAATGGCCGGTCAGTTACCGCTCAAAATTACCGATATGCGCGCGATAGGGCAGGACTGGCGCATTACCGCCGTGCCCGATTTTGACTCTTAA